Proteins encoded within one genomic window of Vulgatibacter sp.:
- a CDS encoding metallopeptidase family protein, producing MESHRRCRYTRGVPHLPHRSLLAALLCAAACTEAPPPQLEAPQACPPQQAQVAAPAAPSTAPVEEATQEEPPLLVRCVEDDGPLVQRDLEELENRALEAEAKGDAARMLACADEALRIVEDDAVAAHLRAEALLHLHRLDDAADAFTLALALAPNDPWVLAGAAELYANHLPLRRDRTLAALAWAERGLVHLPPAETDLQVQLHRLAAWAQADLGNHRAALVHAGVALHLRAGDRDAQVIRGRALYELTRFEEAAQVLEKTLASNPEDAEAHHLLGLSLERIEGRLAEAEEHLARATALDPAGFPPPVAVDGEGLAALVHAEVAALPERERGLLGKGRVPVRVAPLPDIADLRAEDPPLSPTAVGMFRGPPLGIAAEEPREILLFDRNLRRAARNLHELREQVRITLLHEVGHLAGEDEADLRARGLE from the coding sequence GTGGAATCGCACCGTCGCTGCCGCTACACTCGCGGCGTGCCGCACCTGCCGCATCGCTCTCTTCTCGCAGCGCTCCTCTGCGCCGCCGCCTGCACCGAGGCGCCGCCACCGCAGCTCGAGGCGCCGCAGGCCTGTCCACCCCAGCAGGCGCAGGTGGCCGCGCCGGCAGCGCCGTCCACGGCGCCGGTCGAAGAGGCCACGCAGGAGGAGCCCCCGCTCCTCGTCCGCTGCGTCGAGGACGACGGACCGCTGGTGCAGCGCGACCTCGAGGAGCTCGAGAACCGCGCGCTGGAGGCGGAGGCGAAGGGTGATGCCGCCCGGATGCTCGCCTGCGCCGACGAGGCGCTGCGCATCGTCGAGGACGACGCCGTCGCCGCCCACCTCCGTGCCGAGGCGCTCCTCCACCTCCACCGCCTCGACGACGCCGCCGACGCCTTCACCCTCGCGCTCGCCCTGGCGCCGAACGATCCCTGGGTGCTCGCCGGCGCCGCGGAGCTCTACGCCAACCACCTGCCCCTCCGCCGGGATCGCACCCTCGCCGCCCTCGCCTGGGCCGAGCGCGGCCTCGTCCACCTCCCACCCGCCGAGACGGATCTGCAGGTGCAGCTCCACCGGCTCGCTGCGTGGGCGCAGGCCGATCTGGGCAACCACCGGGCGGCGCTGGTCCACGCCGGTGTGGCGCTCCACCTCCGTGCAGGCGATCGGGACGCGCAGGTGATCCGCGGCAGGGCGCTCTACGAGCTCACCCGCTTCGAAGAGGCGGCGCAGGTGCTGGAGAAGACCCTCGCCTCGAACCCGGAGGATGCGGAGGCGCACCACCTGCTCGGCCTCTCCCTCGAGCGGATCGAGGGCCGCCTGGCCGAGGCCGAAGAGCATCTCGCCAGGGCGACCGCCCTCGATCCCGCGGGCTTTCCCCCGCCGGTCGCCGTCGACGGGGAGGGGCTCGCCGCCCTCGTCCACGCGGAGGTGGCGGCCCTGCCCGAGCGCGAGCGCGGCCTCCTCGGCAAGGGAAGGGTGCCGGTGCGGGTGGCGCCGCTTCCGGACATCGCCGATCTCCGGGCGGAGGACCCGCCCCTCTCGCCCACGGCGGTGGGCATGTTCCGCGGGCCGCCCCTCGGGATCGCGGCGGAGGAGCCCCGGGAGATCCTCCTCTTCGACCGGAACCTCCGCCGGGCTGCGCGCAATCTCCACGAGCTCCGCGAGCAGGTGCGGATCACCCTGCTCCACGAGGTCGGCCATCTCGCCGGCGAGGACGAGGCCGATCTGCGGGCGCGGGGGCTCGAATAA
- a CDS encoding zinc-binding dehydrogenase, with the protein MRAIVFRRHGGPEVLEEAEVATPHVGAKDVLVRVKATALNHLDIWVRNGIPTIPVEFPHILGSDVAGVVEQVGPEVPAGIAAGMEVIVQPGVSCMRCAACLSGQDHACRQYQILGEHRNGGYAEFVSVPHHNIVAKPKNLSWEEAASAPLVLLTAWEMLVRRAQLLAGETVLIQAAGSGVGSAGVQIARLLGAQVIATAGSDEKLERAKELGADHVINYETADWVAEVKRLTGKAGVEVVFDHVGDKTWDGSLRCLRSGGRLVTCGATTGFQVGIDLRHLFYRRLSLLGSTMGSKGDLIRIVQLLEQGKLRAVIDRVLPLSQARQAHELLSNRAQFGKVVLVP; encoded by the coding sequence ATGCGCGCAATCGTCTTCCGCCGGCACGGCGGGCCCGAGGTCCTCGAGGAGGCGGAGGTCGCCACGCCGCACGTGGGCGCGAAGGACGTGCTGGTCCGGGTGAAGGCCACCGCCCTGAACCACCTCGACATCTGGGTCCGCAACGGGATCCCGACCATCCCGGTGGAGTTCCCGCACATCCTCGGCTCGGACGTCGCCGGCGTGGTGGAGCAGGTCGGGCCCGAGGTCCCCGCGGGGATCGCCGCGGGCATGGAGGTGATCGTCCAGCCCGGCGTCTCGTGCATGCGCTGCGCCGCCTGCCTCTCGGGCCAGGATCACGCCTGCAGGCAGTACCAGATCCTCGGCGAGCACCGGAACGGCGGCTATGCCGAGTTCGTCTCCGTGCCCCACCACAACATCGTCGCCAAGCCGAAGAACCTCTCCTGGGAGGAGGCGGCCTCGGCGCCGCTCGTCCTCCTCACCGCGTGGGAGATGCTGGTCCGACGGGCGCAGCTCCTCGCCGGCGAGACGGTCCTGATCCAGGCGGCGGGCTCCGGCGTGGGCTCCGCCGGCGTGCAGATCGCCAGGCTCCTCGGCGCGCAGGTGATCGCCACCGCGGGATCGGACGAGAAGCTCGAGCGGGCGAAGGAGCTCGGCGCCGATCACGTGATCAACTACGAGACCGCCGACTGGGTCGCCGAGGTGAAGCGCCTCACCGGCAAGGCCGGGGTCGAGGTGGTCTTCGACCACGTGGGCGACAAGACCTGGGACGGCTCGCTCCGCTGCCTGCGCAGCGGCGGCCGCCTGGTCACCTGCGGCGCCACCACCGGCTTCCAGGTGGGGATCGATCTGCGCCACCTCTTCTACCGGCGGCTCTCGCTCCTCGGCTCGACGATGGGGAGCAAAGGCGACCTGATCCGCATCGTGCAGCTCCTCGAGCAGGGGAAGCTGCGGGCGGTGATCGATCGGGTGCTCCCCCTCTCGCAGGCGCGGCAGGCCCACGAGCTCCTCTCGAACCGGGCGCAATTCGGCAAGGTGGTGCTCGTGCCGTAG
- a CDS encoding serine/threonine-protein kinase, with amino-acid sequence MPLPHQRPTAAPIRLDDPLVDRVIDGRYRIVEPLGAGGMGKVYRAVQTGLDREVALKVLSAGLADGRDLAFVKRFCLEASVTARLGHPHTVTIHDYGRTDDGIFYIAMEYLEGRTLAQLLEEEGALPAPRLLRIANQIARAAREAHRNGLVHRDLKPSNVMLLAREDEPDFVKVLDFGLAKFFLGGDGELSQSGAFLGSPQYMAPELVRSEPATPRTDVYSLGVMLYEMACGRPPFTAESSIAVLLEHASAQPKPPRLVARDIPEALERVILRAMQKDPEDRYASMDDLLEALAWAGSSMGVALAREPLRPVLLTSSDVEALEVGSRRRYWRRKLSPWILGLAAAAATAAALQQLL; translated from the coding sequence ATGCCTCTCCCGCACCAGCGCCCCACCGCCGCGCCGATCCGCCTCGACGATCCCCTCGTCGACCGCGTGATCGACGGTCGGTATCGCATCGTCGAGCCCCTCGGGGCCGGCGGCATGGGCAAGGTCTACCGCGCGGTGCAGACGGGCCTCGATCGCGAGGTCGCCCTCAAGGTGCTCTCCGCTGGCCTCGCCGACGGACGCGACCTCGCCTTCGTGAAGCGTTTCTGCCTCGAGGCCTCGGTCACCGCGCGGCTCGGCCATCCGCACACGGTGACCATCCACGACTACGGCAGGACCGACGACGGGATCTTCTACATCGCGATGGAGTACCTCGAGGGCCGGACCCTCGCGCAGCTCCTCGAGGAGGAGGGGGCGCTTCCGGCGCCGCGGCTGCTCCGCATCGCCAACCAGATCGCCCGCGCGGCCAGGGAAGCGCACCGCAACGGCCTCGTCCACCGCGACCTCAAGCCGTCGAACGTGATGCTGCTCGCCCGCGAGGACGAGCCGGATTTCGTGAAGGTCCTCGACTTCGGCCTCGCCAAATTCTTCCTCGGCGGGGACGGGGAGCTGAGCCAGTCCGGCGCCTTCCTCGGCTCGCCGCAGTACATGGCCCCCGAGCTCGTGCGCAGCGAGCCGGCGACGCCGCGCACCGACGTCTACAGCCTCGGCGTGATGCTCTACGAGATGGCCTGTGGCAGGCCGCCCTTCACGGCGGAGTCCTCGATCGCGGTCCTCCTCGAGCACGCCAGCGCCCAGCCCAAACCCCCGCGCCTCGTCGCCCGCGACATCCCCGAGGCGCTCGAGCGCGTGATCCTCCGGGCGATGCAGAAGGATCCCGAGGACCGCTACGCCTCGATGGACGATCTCCTCGAGGCCCTCGCCTGGGCGGGCAGCTCCATGGGTGTGGCATTGGCCCGGGAGCCGCTGCGCCCCGTCCTCCTCACGAGCAGCGACGTCGAGGCCCTCGAGGTCGGCTCCCGCCGCCGCTACTGGCGCCGCAAGCTCTCGCCCTGGATCCTCGGCCTGGCGGCAGCTGCCGCCACCGCGGCGGCGCTCCAGCAGCTGCTCTGA
- a CDS encoding NUDIX hydrolase, with product MAASGQPTLAVDVVLLTVRDEDLKVLLTRRREPPFRDHWTLPGTLVRVDEDLDAAARRALQDKAGLKGVYLEQLHTFGDVGRDPRARVVSVAHYALVASARAAAAIHADDARWFSVREEVPKLPVGFDHAEILRHAVARIRARLEHVPIAFQLLPEAFTLTELQRVYEVILGKRLDKRNFRSKMLASGTLALAPGRRVAVGRPARLYRFVAQGEMGLAFGPERRRARPRKPAAAEEP from the coding sequence ATGGCTGCCAGCGGACAGCCGACGCTCGCCGTCGACGTGGTGCTGCTCACCGTCCGGGACGAGGACCTCAAAGTCCTCCTCACCAGGCGGCGCGAGCCGCCGTTCCGCGATCATTGGACGCTGCCCGGCACCCTCGTCCGCGTCGACGAAGACCTCGACGCCGCAGCCCGGCGGGCGCTCCAGGACAAGGCAGGCCTCAAGGGCGTCTACCTCGAGCAGCTCCACACCTTCGGCGACGTGGGCCGCGATCCCCGCGCCCGGGTGGTGAGCGTCGCCCACTACGCCCTGGTCGCCTCCGCCCGCGCCGCAGCGGCGATCCACGCCGACGACGCCCGCTGGTTCTCGGTCCGCGAGGAGGTGCCGAAGCTGCCGGTGGGCTTCGACCACGCCGAGATTCTCCGCCACGCGGTGGCCCGGATCCGCGCCCGCCTCGAGCACGTGCCCATCGCCTTCCAGCTCCTCCCCGAGGCCTTCACCCTCACCGAGCTGCAGCGGGTCTACGAGGTGATCCTCGGCAAGCGCCTCGACAAACGGAACTTCCGCTCGAAGATGCTCGCCTCCGGGACCCTGGCCCTCGCCCCCGGCAGGCGGGTGGCGGTCGGCAGGCCCGCGCGCCTCTACCGCTTCGTCGCCCAGGGCGAGATGGGCCTCGCCTTCGGCCCCGAACGACGCCGGGCCAGGCCGCGGAAGCCGGCGGCGGCGGAGGAGCCGTGA
- a CDS encoding enoyl-CoA hydratase/isomerase family protein, with translation MAAAPLVLVDLPAEGVARLTLDRPAALNALSIDLCRELTTRLGEVQCDSAVRAVVLAGAGKAFCAGGDIPAMREAGDRVDVFLRELTLGLHGVVSAITRMPKPVIGAVKGAAGGGGLSLALACDLLVCAEDAKLVSAYTAIGLTPDGGLTFQLTRALGPHRAMAHILRNEPLLPADAKAHGLVHTVAPAAEVDEKAVALAAELARGPTRAFAVAKRMVWRYDSLESTLEEERQNISDSAATADGREGVAAFLEKRKATFTGR, from the coding sequence ATGGCAGCGGCACCGCTCGTACTCGTCGACCTTCCCGCCGAAGGCGTGGCCAGGCTCACGCTCGACCGACCTGCGGCGCTCAACGCCCTCTCCATCGATCTCTGCCGCGAGCTCACCACCCGCCTCGGCGAGGTGCAGTGCGACAGCGCGGTGCGTGCGGTGGTGCTCGCCGGGGCCGGCAAGGCCTTCTGCGCCGGCGGCGACATCCCCGCGATGCGCGAGGCCGGCGACCGGGTGGACGTCTTCCTCCGCGAGCTCACCCTCGGTCTCCACGGCGTGGTCTCGGCGATCACCCGGATGCCCAAGCCGGTGATCGGCGCGGTCAAGGGCGCCGCCGGCGGCGGTGGCCTCTCCCTGGCGCTGGCCTGCGACCTGCTCGTCTGCGCCGAGGACGCGAAGCTGGTCTCCGCCTATACCGCCATCGGCCTCACGCCCGATGGCGGCCTCACCTTCCAGCTCACGCGGGCGCTCGGGCCCCACCGGGCGATGGCCCACATCCTCCGCAACGAGCCCCTCCTCCCTGCGGACGCGAAGGCCCACGGCCTGGTCCACACCGTGGCCCCTGCGGCGGAGGTGGACGAGAAGGCGGTCGCGCTGGCCGCCGAGCTCGCCCGCGGCCCGACCCGGGCCTTCGCCGTCGCCAAGCGCATGGTCTGGCGCTACGACTCGTTGGAGTCGACCCTCGAGGAGGAGCGCCAGAACATCTCGGACAGCGCCGCCACCGCCGACGGGCGGGAGGGCGTGGCCGCCTTCCTCGAGAAGCGCAAGGCGACCTTCACCGGTCGCTGA
- a CDS encoding acyl-CoA thioesterase, with protein MTEIVLPSDGNALGTAFGGKVMQWIDVCAAVSAMRHCRKVVVTASMDELHFHAPIRVGEVVHLKGRVNAAFKRSLEIGVEVYSEQPITGERHHTCSALLTFAALDGEGRPTSVPPLLLETQEERDAQAAAAARREQRLQNRRRTQPHHG; from the coding sequence ATGACCGAGATCGTGCTGCCGTCCGACGGCAACGCCCTCGGCACCGCCTTCGGCGGCAAGGTGATGCAGTGGATCGACGTCTGCGCCGCGGTTTCGGCGATGCGCCACTGCCGCAAGGTGGTGGTCACCGCGTCGATGGACGAGCTCCACTTCCACGCCCCGATCCGCGTGGGGGAGGTGGTGCACCTCAAGGGCCGGGTGAACGCCGCCTTCAAGCGCTCCCTCGAGATCGGCGTCGAGGTCTACTCGGAGCAGCCGATCACCGGCGAGCGCCACCACACCTGCTCCGCGCTCCTCACCTTCGCCGCCCTGGACGGCGAGGGCCGCCCCACCAGCGTGCCGCCGCTGCTCCTCGAGACGCAGGAGGAGCGGGACGCACAGGCAGCCGCCGCAGCCCGCCGCGAGCAGCGCCTCCAGAACCGCCGCCGCACCCAGCCGCACCACGGCTGA
- a CDS encoding enoyl-CoA hydratase/isomerase family protein, whose product MSTRDWTKPTDEQLVGYRAEGGVAVISLQDPPANAYSYPMFRQIDDAILRARFDADVHVIVVTGAGEKMFCAGANIDMLKSVDPYFKYNFCLHANETLNRLENTNKLVIAAINGHCVGGGLEIAMAADLRIARRGGGKLGLPEVALGVLPGTGGTQRLARLVGKTKAIELMVEGVNLSFDEGEKLGLINKQLEAADAAAFLGEVLAYAKRFVPPGRAAKAVGAIKRAVQSGLEMSFESSLSLERELQQQLFQSDDAKEGFAAFLDKRAPQFKGR is encoded by the coding sequence ATGAGCACCCGCGACTGGACGAAGCCCACCGACGAGCAGCTGGTCGGCTACCGCGCCGAGGGCGGCGTGGCGGTGATCTCGCTGCAGGATCCGCCCGCCAACGCCTACAGCTACCCGATGTTCCGGCAGATCGACGACGCGATCCTCCGCGCCCGCTTCGACGCCGACGTGCACGTGATCGTCGTCACCGGCGCAGGCGAGAAGATGTTCTGCGCCGGCGCCAACATCGACATGCTCAAGAGCGTGGATCCCTACTTCAAGTACAACTTCTGCCTCCACGCCAACGAGACCCTGAATCGCCTCGAGAACACCAACAAGCTCGTGATCGCCGCGATCAACGGCCACTGCGTCGGCGGCGGCCTCGAGATCGCCATGGCGGCGGACCTGCGCATCGCCCGCAGGGGCGGCGGCAAGCTCGGCCTGCCCGAGGTCGCCCTCGGCGTGCTCCCCGGCACCGGCGGCACCCAGCGCCTCGCCCGCCTCGTGGGCAAGACGAAGGCGATCGAGCTCATGGTCGAGGGCGTGAACCTCTCCTTCGACGAGGGTGAGAAGCTCGGCCTGATCAACAAGCAGCTCGAGGCAGCCGACGCCGCCGCCTTCCTCGGCGAGGTGCTCGCCTACGCGAAGCGCTTCGTGCCCCCGGGCCGCGCGGCGAAGGCGGTCGGCGCGATCAAGCGGGCGGTGCAGTCCGGCCTCGAGATGTCGTTCGAAAGCAGCCTCTCCCTCGAGCGCGAGCTGCAGCAGCAGCTCTTCCAGAGCGACGACGCGAAGGAAGGCTTCGCCGCCTTCCTCGACAAGCGCGCGCCGCAGTTCAAGGGGCGCTGA